The sequence below is a genomic window from Methanoculleus sp. 7T.
TCTTTCCCGTACCGGTCGGGGCCACCAGGATCAGGTTTCTGCCCTCGAGGAGGAGCGGGATGGCCTGCTCCTGGGCCTCGGAGAGTTCGGTAAACCCGCGCCTCCGGGCGACCTCCCGCACCCTCGGGTCGAGGAGGTCAGCCGCCGCCTTCGGGGCAGAGCGTGGCCGGGGAGCCGACGTACGTGCCATCCGCTAAAAACACCTCCGCACTTTTCTTGTCGATACACCGGGAGAGGGGCCCAAGGTTGCTCTCCGAGAGCCGCCCTATATCGATACCCCCCGCAAACTCGTTGAATGCCGGGACGAAGAGGAGTCGGGTGCGGCTCCCGGGCGGGTTCTCTTCAGGGAGGCAGGATGCGGCGAGCCCCGAGTAGAGGTAGGCCGGCCGGGCGCGTGCGGCGCACCCGACGGTATCCACGAGCGAGACGACCGGGTGGTGGTGGCCGAGGACGATGAGGTGGCCGAAGAGTTCGGGGTCGGGGCGGGTGTGGCCGTGGAGGTAGCCGACGCCGTCGATGAGCGCGCCGCCGGGCGGCAGGAGTTCTCCGGGGTCGAGGAACCGCCCGATGCCCCCGTCATGGTTCCCCGGGGCGACGGCGAGCG
It includes:
- a CDS encoding metallophosphoesterase, whose translation is MHLHFIENGPALLVEQDRRVLVVADLHMGIESGLERHGVHITSRSASRTDRVIACIEETQPDLLLLLGDVKHNVPVTSRQEYRELPGVLDAFRDRVPLAVAPGNHDGGIGRFLDPGELLPPGGALIDGVGYLHGHTRPDPELFGHLIVLGHHHPVVSLVDTVGCAARARPAYLYSGLAASCLPEENPPGSRTRLLFVPAFNEFAGGIDIGRLSESNLGPLSRCIDKKSAEVFLADGTYVGSPATLCPEGGG